A region from the Microcebus murinus isolate Inina chromosome 3, M.murinus_Inina_mat1.0, whole genome shotgun sequence genome encodes:
- the PKDCC gene encoding extracellular tyrosine-protein kinase PKDCC isoform X2, with amino-acid sequence MRRRRAAVAVGFCASFLLGSVLNVLFAPGSEPPRPGQSPGPSPAPGPGRRGGRGELARQIRARYEEVQRYSRGGPGPGAGRPERRRLMDLAPGGPGLQRPRPLRARPLPDGVPGWPPAPGPGSPGPSPRLGCAALRNVSGAQYVGSGYTKAVYRVRLPGGAAVALKAVDFSGHDLGSCVREFGVRRGCYRLAAHKLLKEMVLLERLRHPNVLQLYGYCYQDSEDIPDTLTTITELGAPVEMIQLLQTSWEDRFRICLSLGRLLHHLAHSPLGSVTLLDFRPRQFVLVDGELKVTDLDDARVEETPCASSADCVLEFPARNFTLPCSAQGWCEGMNEKRNLYNAYRFFFTYLLPHSAPPSLRPLLDSIVNATGELAWGVDETLTQLEKVLHLYRSGQYLQNSTTSSSTEYQRIPDSTIPRENYRCWPSYHHGSCLLSVFNLAEAVDVCESHAQCQAFVVTNQTTWTGRQLVFFKAGWSQVVPDPNKTTYVKASG; translated from the exons aTGCGGCGCCGGCGGGCGGCCGTGGCCGTGGGTTTCTGCGCCTCCTTCCTGCTGGGCTCCGTCCTCAACGTGCTCTTCGCTCCGGGCTCGGAGCCCCCGCGGCCAGGCCAGTCCCCCGGGCCGTCGCCGGCCCCGGGCCCGGGCCGTCGCGGGGGCCGAGGGGAGCTGGCCAGGCAGATCCGGGCGCGCTACGAGGAGGTGCAGCGCTATTCCCGCGGGGGGCCCGGGCCCGGGGCTGGCCGGCCGGAGCGGCGGCGCTTGATGGACCTCGCtccgggcgggccgggcctgcAGCGTCCCCGGCCCCTACGGGCCCGGCCCCTGCCCGACGGTGTCCCAGGCTGGCCCCCAGCTCCCGGCCCGGGCTCCCCTGGCCCGAGCCCGCGCCTGGGCTGTGCCGCGCTCCGCAACGTGTCCGGCGCGCAGTACGTGGGCTCAGGCTACACCAAGGCCGTGTACCGGGTCCGCCTGCCCGGCGGCGCCGCGGTGGCGCTCAAGGCGGTGGACTTCAGCGGCCACGATCTGGGTAGCTGCGTGCGCGAGTTCGGGGTACGGAGAGGCTGCTATCGGCTGGCGGCCCACAAGCTGCTCAAGGAGATGGTGCTGCTGGAGCGGCTGCGGCACCCCAACGTGCTGCAG CTATATGGCTACTGCTACCAGGACAGCGAGGACATCCCGGACACCCTGACCACCATCACGGAGCTGGGTGCCCCTGTGGAAATGATCCAGCTGCTACAGACTTCCTGGGAGGATCGATTCCGG ATCTGCCTGAGCCTGGGTCGCCTCCTCCACCACCTGGCCCACTCCCCACTGGGCTCGGTCACTCTGCTGGACTTCCGCCCTCGGCAGTTCGTGCTGGTGGATGGGGAGCTGAAGGTGACAGACCTGGATGATGCACGCGTGGAGGAGACGCCGTGTGCAAGCAGCGCCGACTGCGTCCTGGAGTTTCCAGCCAGGAACTtcaccctgccctgctcagcccaGGGCTGGTGCGAGGGCATGAACGAGAAGCGGAACCTCTACAATGCCTACAG GTTTTTCTTCACATACCTCCTACCCCACAGTGCCCCTCCCTCACTGCGGCCTCTGCTGGACAGCATTGTCAATGCCACAG GAGAGCTCGCCTGGGGGGTGGACGAGACCCTGACCCAGCTGGAGAAGGTGCTGCACCTGTACCGGAGTGGGCAGTATCTGCAGAACTCCACGACAAGCAGCAGCACTG AGTACCAGCGCATCCCAGACAGCACCATCCCCCGGGAAAACTACCGCTGCTGGCCGTCCTACCACCATGGTAGCTGCCTCCTTTCAGTGTTCAACCTGGCTGAGGCCGTGGACGTCTGTGAGAGCCATGCCCAGTGCCAAGCCTTTGTGGTCACCAACCAGACCACCTGGACAG GTCGGCAGCTGGTCTTTTTCAAGGCCGGATGGAGCCAAGTTGTCCCTGATCCCAACAAGACCACATATGTGAAGGCCTCTGGCTGA
- the PKDCC gene encoding extracellular tyrosine-protein kinase PKDCC isoform X1 translates to MRRRRAAVAVGFCASFLLGSVLNVLFAPGSEPPRPGQSPGPSPAPGPGRRGGRGELARQIRARYEEVQRYSRGGPGPGAGRPERRRLMDLAPGGPGLQRPRPLRARPLPDGVPGWPPAPGPGSPGPSPRLGCAALRNVSGAQYVGSGYTKAVYRVRLPGGAAVALKAVDFSGHDLGSCVREFGVRRGCYRLAAHKLLKEMVLLERLRHPNVLQLYGYCYQDSEDIPDTLTTITELGAPVEMIQLLQTSWEDRFRICLSLGRLLHHLAHSPLGSVTLLDFRPRQFVLVDGELKVTDLDDARVEETPCASSADCVLEFPARNFTLPCSAQGWCEGMNEKRNLYNAYRFFFTYLLPHSAPPSLRPLLDSIVNATGELAWGVDETLTQLEKVLHLYRSGQYLQNSTTSSSTEVAPALIPGLTQFSFGSIPDPQSTSASQTAPSPGKTTAAGRPTTMVAASFQCSTWLRPWTSVRAMPSAKPLWSPTRPPGQVGSWSFSRPDGAKLSLIPTRPHM, encoded by the exons aTGCGGCGCCGGCGGGCGGCCGTGGCCGTGGGTTTCTGCGCCTCCTTCCTGCTGGGCTCCGTCCTCAACGTGCTCTTCGCTCCGGGCTCGGAGCCCCCGCGGCCAGGCCAGTCCCCCGGGCCGTCGCCGGCCCCGGGCCCGGGCCGTCGCGGGGGCCGAGGGGAGCTGGCCAGGCAGATCCGGGCGCGCTACGAGGAGGTGCAGCGCTATTCCCGCGGGGGGCCCGGGCCCGGGGCTGGCCGGCCGGAGCGGCGGCGCTTGATGGACCTCGCtccgggcgggccgggcctgcAGCGTCCCCGGCCCCTACGGGCCCGGCCCCTGCCCGACGGTGTCCCAGGCTGGCCCCCAGCTCCCGGCCCGGGCTCCCCTGGCCCGAGCCCGCGCCTGGGCTGTGCCGCGCTCCGCAACGTGTCCGGCGCGCAGTACGTGGGCTCAGGCTACACCAAGGCCGTGTACCGGGTCCGCCTGCCCGGCGGCGCCGCGGTGGCGCTCAAGGCGGTGGACTTCAGCGGCCACGATCTGGGTAGCTGCGTGCGCGAGTTCGGGGTACGGAGAGGCTGCTATCGGCTGGCGGCCCACAAGCTGCTCAAGGAGATGGTGCTGCTGGAGCGGCTGCGGCACCCCAACGTGCTGCAG CTATATGGCTACTGCTACCAGGACAGCGAGGACATCCCGGACACCCTGACCACCATCACGGAGCTGGGTGCCCCTGTGGAAATGATCCAGCTGCTACAGACTTCCTGGGAGGATCGATTCCGG ATCTGCCTGAGCCTGGGTCGCCTCCTCCACCACCTGGCCCACTCCCCACTGGGCTCGGTCACTCTGCTGGACTTCCGCCCTCGGCAGTTCGTGCTGGTGGATGGGGAGCTGAAGGTGACAGACCTGGATGATGCACGCGTGGAGGAGACGCCGTGTGCAAGCAGCGCCGACTGCGTCCTGGAGTTTCCAGCCAGGAACTtcaccctgccctgctcagcccaGGGCTGGTGCGAGGGCATGAACGAGAAGCGGAACCTCTACAATGCCTACAG GTTTTTCTTCACATACCTCCTACCCCACAGTGCCCCTCCCTCACTGCGGCCTCTGCTGGACAGCATTGTCAATGCCACAG GAGAGCTCGCCTGGGGGGTGGACGAGACCCTGACCCAGCTGGAGAAGGTGCTGCACCTGTACCGGAGTGGGCAGTATCTGCAGAACTCCACGACAAGCAGCAGCACTG AAGTGGCCCCAGCCCTCATCCCTGGGCTTACACAGTTCTCATTTGGCTCAATCCCTGACCCACAGAGTACCAGCGCATCCCAGACAGCACCATCCCCCGGGAAAACTACCGCTGCTGGCCGTCCTACCACCATGGTAGCTGCCTCCTTTCAGTGTTCAACCTGGCTGAGGCCGTGGACGTCTGTGAGAGCCATGCCCAGTGCCAAGCCTTTGTGGTCACCAACCAGACCACCTGGACAG GTCGGCAGCTGGTCTTTTTCAAGGCCGGATGGAGCCAAGTTGTCCCTGATCCCAACAAGACCACATATGTGA
- the PKDCC gene encoding extracellular tyrosine-protein kinase PKDCC isoform X3 translates to MRRRRAAVAVGFCASFLLGSVLNVLFAPGSEPPRPGQSPGPSPAPGPGRRGGRGELARQIRARYEEVQRYSRGGPGPGAGRPERRRLMDLAPGGPGLQRPRPLRARPLPDGVPGWPPAPGPGSPGPSPRLGCAALRNVSGAQYVGSGYTKAVYRVRLPGGAAVALKAVDFSGHDLGSCVREFGVRRGCYRLAAHKLLKEMVLLERLRHPNVLQLYGYCYQDSEDIPDTLTTITELGAPVEMIQLLQTSWEDRFRFVLVDGELKVTDLDDARVEETPCASSADCVLEFPARNFTLPCSAQGWCEGMNEKRNLYNAYRFFFTYLLPHSAPPSLRPLLDSIVNATGELAWGVDETLTQLEKVLHLYRSGQYLQNSTTSSSTEVAPALIPGLTQFSFGSIPDPQSTSASQTAPSPGKTTAAGRPTTMVAASFQCSTWLRPWTSVRAMPSAKPLWSPTRPPGQVGSWSFSRPDGAKLSLIPTRPHM, encoded by the exons aTGCGGCGCCGGCGGGCGGCCGTGGCCGTGGGTTTCTGCGCCTCCTTCCTGCTGGGCTCCGTCCTCAACGTGCTCTTCGCTCCGGGCTCGGAGCCCCCGCGGCCAGGCCAGTCCCCCGGGCCGTCGCCGGCCCCGGGCCCGGGCCGTCGCGGGGGCCGAGGGGAGCTGGCCAGGCAGATCCGGGCGCGCTACGAGGAGGTGCAGCGCTATTCCCGCGGGGGGCCCGGGCCCGGGGCTGGCCGGCCGGAGCGGCGGCGCTTGATGGACCTCGCtccgggcgggccgggcctgcAGCGTCCCCGGCCCCTACGGGCCCGGCCCCTGCCCGACGGTGTCCCAGGCTGGCCCCCAGCTCCCGGCCCGGGCTCCCCTGGCCCGAGCCCGCGCCTGGGCTGTGCCGCGCTCCGCAACGTGTCCGGCGCGCAGTACGTGGGCTCAGGCTACACCAAGGCCGTGTACCGGGTCCGCCTGCCCGGCGGCGCCGCGGTGGCGCTCAAGGCGGTGGACTTCAGCGGCCACGATCTGGGTAGCTGCGTGCGCGAGTTCGGGGTACGGAGAGGCTGCTATCGGCTGGCGGCCCACAAGCTGCTCAAGGAGATGGTGCTGCTGGAGCGGCTGCGGCACCCCAACGTGCTGCAG CTATATGGCTACTGCTACCAGGACAGCGAGGACATCCCGGACACCCTGACCACCATCACGGAGCTGGGTGCCCCTGTGGAAATGATCCAGCTGCTACAGACTTCCTGGGAGGATCGATTCCGG TTCGTGCTGGTGGATGGGGAGCTGAAGGTGACAGACCTGGATGATGCACGCGTGGAGGAGACGCCGTGTGCAAGCAGCGCCGACTGCGTCCTGGAGTTTCCAGCCAGGAACTtcaccctgccctgctcagcccaGGGCTGGTGCGAGGGCATGAACGAGAAGCGGAACCTCTACAATGCCTACAG GTTTTTCTTCACATACCTCCTACCCCACAGTGCCCCTCCCTCACTGCGGCCTCTGCTGGACAGCATTGTCAATGCCACAG GAGAGCTCGCCTGGGGGGTGGACGAGACCCTGACCCAGCTGGAGAAGGTGCTGCACCTGTACCGGAGTGGGCAGTATCTGCAGAACTCCACGACAAGCAGCAGCACTG AAGTGGCCCCAGCCCTCATCCCTGGGCTTACACAGTTCTCATTTGGCTCAATCCCTGACCCACAGAGTACCAGCGCATCCCAGACAGCACCATCCCCCGGGAAAACTACCGCTGCTGGCCGTCCTACCACCATGGTAGCTGCCTCCTTTCAGTGTTCAACCTGGCTGAGGCCGTGGACGTCTGTGAGAGCCATGCCCAGTGCCAAGCCTTTGTGGTCACCAACCAGACCACCTGGACAG GTCGGCAGCTGGTCTTTTTCAAGGCCGGATGGAGCCAAGTTGTCCCTGATCCCAACAAGACCACATATGTGA